Proteins encoded in a region of the Macrobrachium rosenbergii isolate ZJJX-2024 chromosome 34, ASM4041242v1, whole genome shotgun sequence genome:
- the LOC136856175 gene encoding mucin-3B-like yields the protein MKTLVIAALVVAAVSTPLPDDHDWEDDSVPGKVRAVYTGPHHGAVSYVAVPTVQHVAVPVHQYQTSYVVSGGPVPTPEVQQATAAFMAAWNAAAARATKIRSTLIQSGTPGHYVVHVPQQVQATQEVQRATAEFMAAWNEAARRASTVTHAVYSAPQPVQQTAEVKRATEEFMAAWEAAARQASSIRQAVSYTGTPQQVDHTDEVKRATAEFMAEWERAAARVPKIASTMYSISGTVAAPTSHYTAGSAPQFTPSVEQATAEFMKAWNAAAAAAAAAPDVNIIMGASSRPSASHAVTYHGAASAAHHASGAVSYSSGGVPQPVQPTPEVQAATAAFMAAWNRAAAQASTIQSTLVKSSTPGHYTVTIPRQVEATEEVKRATAAFMAAWNEAAGRATTVEHAIYSVPQPVRETEEVRRATAEFMASWEAAAQRASAMRKAISYSGVPRQVEHTDAVKKATEEFMEAWEEAAARVPKIASTIYSISGTVPAPGSYHTTGSAPQFTPSVEQATAEFMKAWNAAAKLAADAPDVNIIMGASSRPSASHAVTYHGAASAAHHAHAAVSYSSGGVPQPVQPTPEVQAATAAFMAAWNRAAAQASTIQSTLVKSSTPGHYTVTIPRQVEATEEVKRATAAFMAAWNEAAGRATTVEHAIYSVPQPVRETEEVRRATAEFMASWEAAAQRASAMRKAISYSGVPQQVEHTDAVKKATEEFMEAWEEAAARVPKIASTIYSISGTVPAPGSYHTTGSAPQFTPSVEQATAEFMKAWNAAAKLAADAPDVNIIMGASSRPSTSHAVSYHAAAPAAVSYSSVSSGGVPQPVQPTPEVQAATAAFMAAWNRAAAQASTIQSTLVKSSAHGHYTVTIPRQVEATEEVKRATAAFMAAWNEAAGRATTVEHAIYSAPQPVRETEEVRRATAEFMEAWEAAAQQASAMRKAISYSGVPRQVEHTDAVKKATEEFMAAWEKAAARVPKIESTIYSISGTVPAPGSYHTTGSAPQFTPSVEQATAEFMKAWNAAAKLAADAPDVNIIMGASSRPSTSHAVSYHGAAHAAHHAPAAVSYSSVSSVGVPQPVQPTPEVQAATAAFMAAWNQAAAQASSIQSTLVKSSAPGHYTVTIPRQVEATEEVKRATAAFMAAWNEAASRATTVEHAIYSAPQPVRETEEVRRATAEFMASWEAAAQQASAMRKAISYSGAPRQVEHTDAVKKATEEFMAAWEKAAARVPKIQSTIYSISGTVPAPGSYHTTGSAPQFTPSVEQATAEFMKAWNAAAAAAAAAPDRDIIMGGSHSVTHHGASAATYSTGSAQAYTSSVHVGAPQPVQPTPEVQSATAAFMAAWNAAAERANIMQAKLYKSGTGHQAQVPQQAADTDAVRKATQEFMAAWNAAARRGSVVEQAVYSLPQQVQETAEVKQATAEFMAAWHAAAQRASAISHVLPSAGAYTAHQPVTATADVQKATADFMAAWNEAAARVPKIESTMYSLSGSAAAGGALAGAAPVPVADTPEVAAAKEAFMAKFREAEAAALRTSVRRGVLPAPAVLAAPVHTVVYSTGAQGYSFNGRLFTPVAGLPQYVKPCTC from the exons ATGAAGACTCTG GTGATAGCAGCGTTGGTGGTTGCAGCGGTAAGCACACCGCTACCAGACGACCATGACTGGGAGGATGATTCAGTCCCAGGAAAGGTTCGTGCGGTGTATACTGGGCCCCACCATGGGGCAGTTAGCTATGTCGCCGTCCCAACTGTCCAACACGTTGCTGTGCCCGTTCACCAATACCAAACTTCTTACGTCGTAAGCGGAGGGCCCGTCCCAACGCCGGAAGTCCAGCAAGCGACTGCTGCGTTCATGGCTGCATGGAACGCAGCCGCCGCTAGGGCAACGAAGATCCGATCAACCCTCATCCAGAGTGGAACTCCTGGACACTACGTTGTGCACGTGCCACAGCAGGTTCAGGCTACACAGGAAGTACAGAGAGCAACAGCTGAATTCATGGCTGCCTGGAATGAGGCTGCCAGACGTGCTTCAACAGTCACTCATGCCGTTTACAGTGCGCCTCAACCAGTCCAGCAGACTgctgaagttaagagggcaacaGAGGAATTCATGGCAGCATGGGAAGCTGCTGCTCGCCAGGCTTCCAGCATCAGGCAAGCAGTTTCTTACACTGGAACTCCCCAGCAAGTCGATCACACTGATGAGGTTAAGAGGGCAACAGCTGAATTCATGGCCGAATGGGAAAGGGCCGCTGCTCGTGTGCCCAAGATTGCATCAACCATGTACTCCATTTCTGGAACCGTTGCAGCCCCTACTTCTCACTACACCGCTGGATCTGCTCCCCAATTCACTCCCTCTGTGGAACAAGCCACTGCCGAGTTCATGAAGGCCTGGAATGCCGCTGCCGCAGCTGCCGCAGCTGCCCCCGATGTCAACATCATTATGGGAGCTAGCTCTCGTCCCTCTGCCTCCCACGCTGTGACTTACCATGGTGCTGCCTCTGCTGCTCACCATGCCTCTGGTGCTGTTTCATACTCCAGCGGTGGAGTTCCCCAACCTGTTCAACCCACCCCTGAAGTGCAGGCAGCTACTGCTGCTTTCATGGCAGCATGGAACAGGGCTGCTGCCCAAGCATCCACTATCCAGTCTACCCTCGTCAAGAGCTCAACCCCTGGTCATTACACAGTGACAATCCCCAGACAAGTTGAAGCTACTGAAGAAGTCAAGAGAGCAACTGCTGCTTTCATGGCTGCCTGGAATGAAGCTGCTGGGCGTGCAACAACTGTCGAGCATGCTATCTACAGTGTCCCCCAGCCAGTAAGAGAAACTGAAGAAGTCCGAAGAGCTACTGCTGAGTTCATGGCTTCCTGGGAAGCTGCTGCCCAGCGAGCTTCTGCTATGAGAAAGGCAATCTCTTACTCTGGTGTCCCTCGTCAAGTTGAACACACTGATGCAGTCAAGAAAGCTACTGAAGAATTCATGGAGGCCTGGGAAGAGGCTGCTGCTCGTGTGCCCAAGATCGCATCCACCATTTACTCTATTTCTGGAACAGTACCAGCCCCTGGCTCTTACCACACCACAGGATCTGCTCCCCAGTTCACTCCCTCTGTGGAACAAGCCACTGCCGAGTTCATGAAGGCCTGGAATGCTGCTGCTAAGCTCGCTGCTGACGCTCCTGACGTAAACATCATCATGGGAGCTAGCTCTCGTCCCTCTGCCTCCCACGCTGTGACTTACCATGGTGCTGCCTCTGCTGCTCACCATGCCCATGCTGCTGTTTCATACTCCAGCGGTGGAGTTCCCCAACCTGTTCAACCCACCCCTGAAGTGCAGGCAGCTACAGCTGCTTTCATGGCTGCCTGGAACAGGGCTGCTGCCCAGGCATCCACTATCCAGTCTACCCTCGTCAAGAGCTCAACCCCTGGTCATTACACAGTAACAATCCCCAGACAAGTTGAAGCTACTGAAGAAGTCAAGAGAGCAACTGCTGCTTTCATGGCTGCCTGGAATGAAGCTGCTGGGCGTGCAACTACTGTCGAACATGCTATCTACAGTGTCCCCCAGCCAGTAAGAGAAACTGAAGAAGTCCGAAGAGCTACTGCTGAGTTCATGGCTTCCTGGGAAGCTGCTGCCCAGCGAGCTTCTGCTATGAGAAAGGCAATCTCTTACTCTGGTGTCCCTCAGCAAGTTGAACACACTGATGCAGTCAAGAAAGCTACTGAAGAATTCATGGAGGCCTGGGAAGAGGCTGCTGCTCGTGTGCCCAAGATCGCATCCACCATTTACTCTATTTCTGGAACAGTACCAGCCCCTGGCTCTTACCACACCACAGGATCTGCTCCCCAGTTCACTCCCTCTGTGGAACAAGCCACTGCCGAGTTCATGAAGGCCTGGAATGCTGCTGCTAAGCTCGCTGCTGACGCTCCTGACGTAAACATCATCATGGGAGCTAGCTCTCGTCCTTCTACCTCCCACGCTGTTTCTTACCATGCTGCTGCCCCTGCTGCTGTTTCATACTCTTCAGTTTCCAGCGGTGGAGTTCCCCAACCTGTTCAACCCACCCCTGAAGTGCAGGCAGCTACAGCTGCCTTCATGGCTGCCTGGAACAGGGCTGCTGCCCAAGCATCCACTATTCAGTCTACCCTCGTCAAGAGCTCAGCACATGGTCATTACACAGTGACAATCCCCAGACAAGTTGAAGCTACTGAAGAAGTCAAGAGAGCAACTGCTGCTTTCATGGCTGCCTGGAATGAAGCTGCTGGGCGTGCAACAACTGTCGAACATGCTATCTACAGTGCTCCCCAGCCAGTAAGAGAAACTGAAGAAGTCCGAAGAGCTACTGCTGAGTTCATGGAAGCTTGGGAAGCCGCTGCCCAACAGGCTTCTGCTATGAGAAAGGCAATCTCTTACTCTGGTGTCCCTCGTCAAGTTGAACACACCGATGCAGTCAAGAAAGCCACTGAAGAATTCATGGCTGCCTGGGAAAAAGCTGCTGCTCGTGTACCAAAGATCGAGTCAACCATTTATTCTATTTCTGGAACAGTACCAGCCCCTGGCTCTTACCACACCACAGGATCTGCTCCCCAGTTCACTCCCTCTGTGGAACAAGCCACTGCCGAGTTCATGAAGGCCTGGAATGCTGCTGCTAAGCTCGCTGCTGACGCTCCTGACGTAAACATCATCATGGGAGCTAGCTCTCGTCCTTCTACTTCCCACGCTGTTTCTTACCATGGTGCTGCCCACGCTGCCCACCATGCCCCTGCCGCTGTTTCATACTCTTCTGTTTCCTCTGTTGGAGTTCCCCAACCTGTTCAACCCACCCCTGAAGTGCAGGCAGCTACAGCTGCCTTCATGGCTGCCTGGAACCAGGCTGCTGCCCAGGCATCCTCTATTCAGTCTACTCTCGTCAAGAGCTCAGCACCTGGTCATTACACAGTGACAATCCCCAGACAAGTTGAAGCTACTGAAGAAGTCAAGAGAGCAACTGCTGCTTTCATGGCTGCCTGGAATGAAGCTGCTAGCCGTGCAACAACTGTCGAACATGCTATCTACAGTGCTCCCCAGCCAGTAAGAGAAACTGAAGAAGTCCGAAGAGCTACTGCTGAGTTCATGGCTTCCTGGGAAGCTGCTGCCCAACAGGCTTCTGCTATGAGAAAGGCAATCTCTTACTCTGGTGCCCCTCGTCAAGTTGAACACACCGATGCAGTCAAAAAAGCTACCGAAGAATTCATGGCCGCCTGGGAAAAAGCTGCTGCTCGTGTACCAAAGATCCAGTCAACCATTTACTCTATTTCTGGAACAGTACCAGCCCCTGGCTCTTACCACACCACAGGATCTGCTCCCCAGTTCACTCCCTCTGTGGAACAAGCCACTGCCGAGTTCATGAAGGCCTGGaatgctgctgctgcagctgccGCAGCTGCCCCTGACAGGGATATTATCATGGGCGGTTCACACTCTGTAACCCACCACGGAGCATCCGCAGCTACCTATTCTACTGGCTCAGCTCAGGCCTACACTTCATCAGTACATGTTGGAGCTCCCCAGCCAGTTCAGCCAACACCAGAAGTACAAAGTGCCACAGCTGCCTTCATGGCTGCTTGGAATGCAGCAGCTGAGAGGGCTAACATCATGCAGGCAAAATTGTACAAATCTGGCACAGGACACCAGGCTCAGGTTCCCCAGCAGGCCGCAGACACAGATGCCGTTAGGAAAGCAACCCAGGAGTTCATGGCAGCATGGAACGCAGCTGCTCGTCGTGGATCGGTGGTGGAACAGGCCGTTTATTCTCTTCCCCAGCAGGTTCAAGAAACTGCCGAAGTGAAACAAGCAACAGCTGAATTCATGGCAGCATGGCACGCCGCAGCTCAGCGGGCCTCTGCTATCAGCCACGTGCTTCCCTCCGCCGGTGCCTACACTGCCCATCAACCAGTAACTGCTACTGCAGATGTGCAGAAGGCCACTGCTGATTTCATGGCTGCCTGGAACGAGGCAGCAGCTAGAGTTCCAAAGATCGAATCCACCATGTACTCCCTCTCTGGGTCTGCCGCTGCCGGCGGTGCCTTGGCCGGCGCAGCTCCAGTGCCAGTTGCCGACACCCCCGAGGTCGCCGCAGCCAAGGAGGCTTTCATGGCCAAGTTCCGTGAAGCCGAGGCAGCTGCCCTCCGCACCTCCGTCAGGAGAGGAGTCCTACCAGCACCCGCTGTGCTAGCTGCACCTGTACACACAGTAGTCTACAGTACTGGTGCACAGGGCTACTCCTTCAACGGCCGCCTCTTCACTCCCGTAGCTGGTCTTCCGCAGTACGTTAAACCTTGCACATGTTAG